One window from the genome of Salvia miltiorrhiza cultivar Shanhuang (shh) chromosome 7, IMPLAD_Smil_shh, whole genome shotgun sequence encodes:
- the LOC130995787 gene encoding phosphate transporter PHO1 homolog 10-like isoform X2 codes for MKFGKEFKKQKVSEWTEAYVDYNGLKHILHGIRSFRQNNPNLARASSKRLSLKNFNSSSLHESNIDNHDDIENQVIVVHTVHQENSRKLYNTRLIVSPTEGEGNERIFFKKLDDELNMTNNFYKDKVEEMIREAALLKKQMETLVALRIKVTNPSSHGLVSLKSVSTEINNLEPSKIIPPGKAEIFGQVDRKAGVEMSCRSQQQPGSSGVDLSFQERHSDSHPVVDVLHRNNSTNGEITDEYETSNLEILDRIKISNTYDSPMSTIRGVFTDTREKGLSYNKEELKEVEERLKIAFIEFYQKLCLLKHYRREAGKITSRFVARSYMKIVDDSYIGSSDEVTNLMERVEAVFIKNFLNSNRQEGMKLLRPIRKIERHRITFCSGFFSGCTVALIVAVILLIEDRKLMQIKSATLYIEIIFPLYGFFTFTVLHMLVYAANMYFWRRYKINYPFIFGFRQGTELGYREVFLLSSVLGVMALATFLVHMHIKMDSETQHYETYIELLPLGLIIVVLAITFCPFNFMYRSSRFYLIKCVFRCVCAPLYKVTLPDFFLADQLTSQVQAIRNFEYYICFYGGRQLTRRLKRCSNNEVYNVFYFVLAVVPYWFRFLQCVRRLFEERDSVHGYNGLRYFTTIVAVVIRTAFEFRKKIAWKVLALLSSAVAAIANTYWDIVVDWGLLQRRSKNLFLRDKLIVPHKNVYFVAMVLDILLRFAWLQLVLILDVHSLHGKTVSTIFSCLEILRRGLWNFFRLENEHLNNVGKFRAFKSVPLPFTYYEDKDDNDGNERDEKDE; via the exons ATGAAATTTGGGAAAGAATTCAAGAAACAAAAGGTGTCGGAGTGGACAGAGGCATATGTCGACTACAACGGACTCAAACACATATTACATGGGATTCGCAGTTTTAGGCAGAACAATCCAAATCTAGCAAGAGCTTCTTCGAAAAGATTATCACTCAAGAACTTCAACAGTTCGAGTCTACATGAAAGCAATATCGACAACCATGATGATATTGAGAACCAAGTAATAGTTGTTCATACTGTGCATCAAGAGAATTCCAGAAAGTTGTATAACACCAGATTGATTGTGTCACCTACAGAAGGAGAAGGTAATGAgagaatttttttcaaaaaactcGATGATGAGCTCAACATGACGAACAACTTTTATAAGGATAAGGTGGAAGAAATGATCAGGGAAGCTGCTTTACTAAAGAAACAAATGGAGACATTGGTTGCGCTAAGGATCAAAGTAACGAATCCTAGCTCTCATGGATTGGTTTCACTGAAGTCCGTTTCTACGGAGATCAACAATTTGGAGCCATCAAAGATTATACCTCCAGGAAAAGCTGAGATTTTTG GGCAAGTGGATAGGAAGGCGGGAGTTGAAATGAGTTGTAGAAGTCAGCAACAGCCTGGCTCTTCTG GTGTGGACTTGAGTTTTCAAGAGCGGCACTCTGATAGTCATCCTGTGGTTGATGTCCTTCATAGAAATAATTCAACAAATGGGGAAATCACAGATGAATATGAAACGTCTAATTTAGAAATTCTTGATCGCATAAAGATTTCCAATACATACGATAGTCCAATGTCGACTATTAGAGGAGTCTTCACTGACACCAGAGAAAAAGGTCTGAGTTACAACAAGGAAGAACTGAAGGAAGTCGAAGAAAGATTGAAGATTGCATTTATTGAGTTTTATCAAAAGCTTTGTCTTCTAAAGCATTACAG AAGAGAGGCGGGCAAG ATAACGTCAAGGTTTGTTGCAAGATCATACATGAAAATCGTGGATGACTCTTATATTGGAAGCTCTGATGAG GTCACAAATCTCATGGAAAGAGTTGAGGCAGTCTTCATTAAGAATTTCTTGAACTCCAACCGTCAGGAAGGAATGAAACTACTTAGGCCTATTCGGAAGATAGAGAGGCATCGGATAACTTTTTGTTCCG GTTTCTTTTCTGGTTGTACAGTCGCCCTGATAGTTGCTGTTATTCTACTTATCGAAGATAGAAAACTGATGCAGATAAAGAGTGCAACCTTATACATAGAAATTATCTTCCCTCTCTACGG CTTCTTTACGTTTACAGTGCTCCACATGCTTGTATATGCTGCAAACATGTATTTTTGGAGGCGTTACAAAATCAACTATCCGTTCATATTTGGGTTTAGGCAGGGGACGGAGTTAGGCTACCGAGAAGTGTTTCTACTTAGCAGTGTTCTTGGCGTGATGGCTCTTGCTACTTTCCTAGTACACATGCACATAAAGATGGACTCAGAAACTCAACATTACGAAACATATATTGAACTTCTCCCATTGGGCTTAATCATT GTTGTTCTAGCAATTACATTTTGCCCCTTCAATTTCATGTATCGTTCAAGTCGTTTCTACCTGATAAAGTGTGTGTTTCGTTGTGTTTGTGCTCCTCTTTATAAG GTTACACTCCCCGACTTTTTCTTGGCAGACCAACTCACTAGCCAG GTACAGGCTATAAGGAACTTTGAGTATTACATATGTTTCTACGGTGGTAGACAATTAACTCGGAGGTTGAAAAGATGCAGCAACAATGAAGTCTATAATGTTTTCTATTTTGTCCTTGCAGTTGTACCATATTGGTTTCGCTTTCTTCAG TGTGTGCGGAGGTTGTTTGAAGAGAGAGATTCTGTTCATGGATACAATGGTCTGAGGTATTTCACGACGATTGTTGCTGTTGTAATTAGGACAGCGTTTGAATTCAGAAAGAAAATAGCATGGAAAGTGTTGGCCTTGTTGAGCTCGGCAGTTGCTGCTATAGCCAACACATACTGGGATATTGTTGTCGACTGGGGGCTTCTGCAGAGGCGGTCGAAGAACCTGTTCCTGAGAGATAAACTCATAGTCCCACATAAAAACGTCTACTTCGTGGCTATG GTTTTGGATATTCTTCTCAGATTTGCTTGGCTGCAACTTGTCTTGATTCTAGATGTGCATTCGCTACATGGGAAGACAGTGTCGACAATATTTTCTTGCCTAGAAATTCTTCGACGCGGGTTGTGGAACTTCTTCAG GTTGGAGAATGAGCACTTGAATAATGTAGGGAAATTCCGAGCATTCAAGTCAGTGCCACTCCCTTTTACTTACTATGAAGACAAGGATGATAATGATGGCAACGAAAGAGATGAAAAAGACGAATAG
- the LOC130995787 gene encoding phosphate transporter PHO1 homolog 10-like isoform X4 — protein sequence MKFGKEFKKQKVSEWTEAYVDYNGLKHILHGIRSFRQNNPNLARASSKRLSLKNFNSSSLHESNIDNHDDIENQVIVVHTVHQENSRKLYNTRLIVSPTEGEGQVDRKAGVEMSCRSQQQPGSSGVDLSFQERHSDSHPVVDVLHRNNSTNGEITDEYETSNLEILDRIKISNTYDSPMSTIRGVFTDTREKGLSYNKEELKEVEERLKIAFIEFYQKLCLLKHYSFMNMCAFSKILKKYDKITSRFVARSYMKIVDDSYIGSSDEVTNLMERVEAVFIKNFLNSNRQEGMKLLRPIRKIERHRITFCSGFFSGCTVALIVAVILLIEDRKLMQIKSATLYIEIIFPLYGFFTFTVLHMLVYAANMYFWRRYKINYPFIFGFRQGTELGYREVFLLSSVLGVMALATFLVHMHIKMDSETQHYETYIELLPLGLIIVVLAITFCPFNFMYRSSRFYLIKCVFRCVCAPLYKVTLPDFFLADQLTSQVQAIRNFEYYICFYGGRQLTRRLKRCSNNEVYNVFYFVLAVVPYWFRFLQCVRRLFEERDSVHGYNGLRYFTTIVAVVIRTAFEFRKKIAWKVLALLSSAVAAIANTYWDIVVDWGLLQRRSKNLFLRDKLIVPHKNVYFVAMVLDILLRFAWLQLVLILDVHSLHGKTVSTIFSCLEILRRGLWNFFRLENEHLNNVGKFRAFKSVPLPFTYYEDKDDNDGNERDEKDE from the exons ATGAAATTTGGGAAAGAATTCAAGAAACAAAAGGTGTCGGAGTGGACAGAGGCATATGTCGACTACAACGGACTCAAACACATATTACATGGGATTCGCAGTTTTAGGCAGAACAATCCAAATCTAGCAAGAGCTTCTTCGAAAAGATTATCACTCAAGAACTTCAACAGTTCGAGTCTACATGAAAGCAATATCGACAACCATGATGATATTGAGAACCAAGTAATAGTTGTTCATACTGTGCATCAAGAGAATTCCAGAAAGTTGTATAACACCAGATTGATTGTGTCACCTACAGAAGGAGAAG GGCAAGTGGATAGGAAGGCGGGAGTTGAAATGAGTTGTAGAAGTCAGCAACAGCCTGGCTCTTCTG GTGTGGACTTGAGTTTTCAAGAGCGGCACTCTGATAGTCATCCTGTGGTTGATGTCCTTCATAGAAATAATTCAACAAATGGGGAAATCACAGATGAATATGAAACGTCTAATTTAGAAATTCTTGATCGCATAAAGATTTCCAATACATACGATAGTCCAATGTCGACTATTAGAGGAGTCTTCACTGACACCAGAGAAAAAGGTCTGAGTTACAACAAGGAAGAACTGAAGGAAGTCGAAGAAAGATTGAAGATTGCATTTATTGAGTTTTATCAAAAGCTTTGTCTTCTAAAGCATTACAG TTTCATGAACATGTGCGCCTTTTCGAAGATTCTCAAGAAATATGATAAG ATAACGTCAAGGTTTGTTGCAAGATCATACATGAAAATCGTGGATGACTCTTATATTGGAAGCTCTGATGAG GTCACAAATCTCATGGAAAGAGTTGAGGCAGTCTTCATTAAGAATTTCTTGAACTCCAACCGTCAGGAAGGAATGAAACTACTTAGGCCTATTCGGAAGATAGAGAGGCATCGGATAACTTTTTGTTCCG GTTTCTTTTCTGGTTGTACAGTCGCCCTGATAGTTGCTGTTATTCTACTTATCGAAGATAGAAAACTGATGCAGATAAAGAGTGCAACCTTATACATAGAAATTATCTTCCCTCTCTACGG CTTCTTTACGTTTACAGTGCTCCACATGCTTGTATATGCTGCAAACATGTATTTTTGGAGGCGTTACAAAATCAACTATCCGTTCATATTTGGGTTTAGGCAGGGGACGGAGTTAGGCTACCGAGAAGTGTTTCTACTTAGCAGTGTTCTTGGCGTGATGGCTCTTGCTACTTTCCTAGTACACATGCACATAAAGATGGACTCAGAAACTCAACATTACGAAACATATATTGAACTTCTCCCATTGGGCTTAATCATT GTTGTTCTAGCAATTACATTTTGCCCCTTCAATTTCATGTATCGTTCAAGTCGTTTCTACCTGATAAAGTGTGTGTTTCGTTGTGTTTGTGCTCCTCTTTATAAG GTTACACTCCCCGACTTTTTCTTGGCAGACCAACTCACTAGCCAG GTACAGGCTATAAGGAACTTTGAGTATTACATATGTTTCTACGGTGGTAGACAATTAACTCGGAGGTTGAAAAGATGCAGCAACAATGAAGTCTATAATGTTTTCTATTTTGTCCTTGCAGTTGTACCATATTGGTTTCGCTTTCTTCAG TGTGTGCGGAGGTTGTTTGAAGAGAGAGATTCTGTTCATGGATACAATGGTCTGAGGTATTTCACGACGATTGTTGCTGTTGTAATTAGGACAGCGTTTGAATTCAGAAAGAAAATAGCATGGAAAGTGTTGGCCTTGTTGAGCTCGGCAGTTGCTGCTATAGCCAACACATACTGGGATATTGTTGTCGACTGGGGGCTTCTGCAGAGGCGGTCGAAGAACCTGTTCCTGAGAGATAAACTCATAGTCCCACATAAAAACGTCTACTTCGTGGCTATG GTTTTGGATATTCTTCTCAGATTTGCTTGGCTGCAACTTGTCTTGATTCTAGATGTGCATTCGCTACATGGGAAGACAGTGTCGACAATATTTTCTTGCCTAGAAATTCTTCGACGCGGGTTGTGGAACTTCTTCAG GTTGGAGAATGAGCACTTGAATAATGTAGGGAAATTCCGAGCATTCAAGTCAGTGCCACTCCCTTTTACTTACTATGAAGACAAGGATGATAATGATGGCAACGAAAGAGATGAAAAAGACGAATAG
- the LOC130995787 gene encoding phosphate transporter PHO1 homolog 10-like isoform X1 has product MKFGKEFKKQKVSEWTEAYVDYNGLKHILHGIRSFRQNNPNLARASSKRLSLKNFNSSSLHESNIDNHDDIENQVIVVHTVHQENSRKLYNTRLIVSPTEGEGNERIFFKKLDDELNMTNNFYKDKVEEMIREAALLKKQMETLVALRIKVTNPSSHGLVSLKSVSTEINNLEPSKIIPPGKAEIFGQVDRKAGVEMSCRSQQQPGSSGVDLSFQERHSDSHPVVDVLHRNNSTNGEITDEYETSNLEILDRIKISNTYDSPMSTIRGVFTDTREKGLSYNKEELKEVEERLKIAFIEFYQKLCLLKHYSFMNMCAFSKILKKYDKITSRFVARSYMKIVDDSYIGSSDEVTNLMERVEAVFIKNFLNSNRQEGMKLLRPIRKIERHRITFCSGFFSGCTVALIVAVILLIEDRKLMQIKSATLYIEIIFPLYGFFTFTVLHMLVYAANMYFWRRYKINYPFIFGFRQGTELGYREVFLLSSVLGVMALATFLVHMHIKMDSETQHYETYIELLPLGLIIVVLAITFCPFNFMYRSSRFYLIKCVFRCVCAPLYKVTLPDFFLADQLTSQVQAIRNFEYYICFYGGRQLTRRLKRCSNNEVYNVFYFVLAVVPYWFRFLQCVRRLFEERDSVHGYNGLRYFTTIVAVVIRTAFEFRKKIAWKVLALLSSAVAAIANTYWDIVVDWGLLQRRSKNLFLRDKLIVPHKNVYFVAMVLDILLRFAWLQLVLILDVHSLHGKTVSTIFSCLEILRRGLWNFFRLENEHLNNVGKFRAFKSVPLPFTYYEDKDDNDGNERDEKDE; this is encoded by the exons ATGAAATTTGGGAAAGAATTCAAGAAACAAAAGGTGTCGGAGTGGACAGAGGCATATGTCGACTACAACGGACTCAAACACATATTACATGGGATTCGCAGTTTTAGGCAGAACAATCCAAATCTAGCAAGAGCTTCTTCGAAAAGATTATCACTCAAGAACTTCAACAGTTCGAGTCTACATGAAAGCAATATCGACAACCATGATGATATTGAGAACCAAGTAATAGTTGTTCATACTGTGCATCAAGAGAATTCCAGAAAGTTGTATAACACCAGATTGATTGTGTCACCTACAGAAGGAGAAGGTAATGAgagaatttttttcaaaaaactcGATGATGAGCTCAACATGACGAACAACTTTTATAAGGATAAGGTGGAAGAAATGATCAGGGAAGCTGCTTTACTAAAGAAACAAATGGAGACATTGGTTGCGCTAAGGATCAAAGTAACGAATCCTAGCTCTCATGGATTGGTTTCACTGAAGTCCGTTTCTACGGAGATCAACAATTTGGAGCCATCAAAGATTATACCTCCAGGAAAAGCTGAGATTTTTG GGCAAGTGGATAGGAAGGCGGGAGTTGAAATGAGTTGTAGAAGTCAGCAACAGCCTGGCTCTTCTG GTGTGGACTTGAGTTTTCAAGAGCGGCACTCTGATAGTCATCCTGTGGTTGATGTCCTTCATAGAAATAATTCAACAAATGGGGAAATCACAGATGAATATGAAACGTCTAATTTAGAAATTCTTGATCGCATAAAGATTTCCAATACATACGATAGTCCAATGTCGACTATTAGAGGAGTCTTCACTGACACCAGAGAAAAAGGTCTGAGTTACAACAAGGAAGAACTGAAGGAAGTCGAAGAAAGATTGAAGATTGCATTTATTGAGTTTTATCAAAAGCTTTGTCTTCTAAAGCATTACAG TTTCATGAACATGTGCGCCTTTTCGAAGATTCTCAAGAAATATGATAAG ATAACGTCAAGGTTTGTTGCAAGATCATACATGAAAATCGTGGATGACTCTTATATTGGAAGCTCTGATGAG GTCACAAATCTCATGGAAAGAGTTGAGGCAGTCTTCATTAAGAATTTCTTGAACTCCAACCGTCAGGAAGGAATGAAACTACTTAGGCCTATTCGGAAGATAGAGAGGCATCGGATAACTTTTTGTTCCG GTTTCTTTTCTGGTTGTACAGTCGCCCTGATAGTTGCTGTTATTCTACTTATCGAAGATAGAAAACTGATGCAGATAAAGAGTGCAACCTTATACATAGAAATTATCTTCCCTCTCTACGG CTTCTTTACGTTTACAGTGCTCCACATGCTTGTATATGCTGCAAACATGTATTTTTGGAGGCGTTACAAAATCAACTATCCGTTCATATTTGGGTTTAGGCAGGGGACGGAGTTAGGCTACCGAGAAGTGTTTCTACTTAGCAGTGTTCTTGGCGTGATGGCTCTTGCTACTTTCCTAGTACACATGCACATAAAGATGGACTCAGAAACTCAACATTACGAAACATATATTGAACTTCTCCCATTGGGCTTAATCATT GTTGTTCTAGCAATTACATTTTGCCCCTTCAATTTCATGTATCGTTCAAGTCGTTTCTACCTGATAAAGTGTGTGTTTCGTTGTGTTTGTGCTCCTCTTTATAAG GTTACACTCCCCGACTTTTTCTTGGCAGACCAACTCACTAGCCAG GTACAGGCTATAAGGAACTTTGAGTATTACATATGTTTCTACGGTGGTAGACAATTAACTCGGAGGTTGAAAAGATGCAGCAACAATGAAGTCTATAATGTTTTCTATTTTGTCCTTGCAGTTGTACCATATTGGTTTCGCTTTCTTCAG TGTGTGCGGAGGTTGTTTGAAGAGAGAGATTCTGTTCATGGATACAATGGTCTGAGGTATTTCACGACGATTGTTGCTGTTGTAATTAGGACAGCGTTTGAATTCAGAAAGAAAATAGCATGGAAAGTGTTGGCCTTGTTGAGCTCGGCAGTTGCTGCTATAGCCAACACATACTGGGATATTGTTGTCGACTGGGGGCTTCTGCAGAGGCGGTCGAAGAACCTGTTCCTGAGAGATAAACTCATAGTCCCACATAAAAACGTCTACTTCGTGGCTATG GTTTTGGATATTCTTCTCAGATTTGCTTGGCTGCAACTTGTCTTGATTCTAGATGTGCATTCGCTACATGGGAAGACAGTGTCGACAATATTTTCTTGCCTAGAAATTCTTCGACGCGGGTTGTGGAACTTCTTCAG GTTGGAGAATGAGCACTTGAATAATGTAGGGAAATTCCGAGCATTCAAGTCAGTGCCACTCCCTTTTACTTACTATGAAGACAAGGATGATAATGATGGCAACGAAAGAGATGAAAAAGACGAATAG
- the LOC130995787 gene encoding phosphate transporter PHO1 homolog 10-like isoform X3 → MKFGKEFKKQKVSEWTEAYVDYNGLKHILHGIRSFRQNNPNLARASSKRLSLKNFNSSSLHESNIDNHDDIENQVIVVHTVHQENSRKLYNTRLIVSPTEGEGNERIFFKKLDDELNMTNNFYKDKVEEMIREAALLKKQMETLVALRIKVTNPSSHGLVSLKSVSTEINNLEPSKIIPPGKAEIFGQVDRKAGVEMSCRSQQQPGSSGVDLSFQERHSDSHPVVDVLHRNNSTNGEITDEYETSNLEILDRIKISNTYDSPMSTIRGVFTDTREKGLSYNKEELKEVEERLKIAFIEFYQKLCLLKHYSFMNMCAFSKILKKYDKITSRFVARSYMKIVDDSYIGSSDEVTNLMERVEAVFIKNFLNSNRQEGMKLLRPIRKIERHRITFCSGFFSGCTVALIVAVILLIEDRKLMQIKSATLYIEIIFPLYGFFTFTVLHMLVYAANMYFWRRYKINYPFIFGFRQGTELGYREVFLLSSVLGVMALATFLVHMHIKMDSETQHYETYIELLPLGLIIVTLPDFFLADQLTSQVQAIRNFEYYICFYGGRQLTRRLKRCSNNEVYNVFYFVLAVVPYWFRFLQCVRRLFEERDSVHGYNGLRYFTTIVAVVIRTAFEFRKKIAWKVLALLSSAVAAIANTYWDIVVDWGLLQRRSKNLFLRDKLIVPHKNVYFVAMVLDILLRFAWLQLVLILDVHSLHGKTVSTIFSCLEILRRGLWNFFRLENEHLNNVGKFRAFKSVPLPFTYYEDKDDNDGNERDEKDE, encoded by the exons ATGAAATTTGGGAAAGAATTCAAGAAACAAAAGGTGTCGGAGTGGACAGAGGCATATGTCGACTACAACGGACTCAAACACATATTACATGGGATTCGCAGTTTTAGGCAGAACAATCCAAATCTAGCAAGAGCTTCTTCGAAAAGATTATCACTCAAGAACTTCAACAGTTCGAGTCTACATGAAAGCAATATCGACAACCATGATGATATTGAGAACCAAGTAATAGTTGTTCATACTGTGCATCAAGAGAATTCCAGAAAGTTGTATAACACCAGATTGATTGTGTCACCTACAGAAGGAGAAGGTAATGAgagaatttttttcaaaaaactcGATGATGAGCTCAACATGACGAACAACTTTTATAAGGATAAGGTGGAAGAAATGATCAGGGAAGCTGCTTTACTAAAGAAACAAATGGAGACATTGGTTGCGCTAAGGATCAAAGTAACGAATCCTAGCTCTCATGGATTGGTTTCACTGAAGTCCGTTTCTACGGAGATCAACAATTTGGAGCCATCAAAGATTATACCTCCAGGAAAAGCTGAGATTTTTG GGCAAGTGGATAGGAAGGCGGGAGTTGAAATGAGTTGTAGAAGTCAGCAACAGCCTGGCTCTTCTG GTGTGGACTTGAGTTTTCAAGAGCGGCACTCTGATAGTCATCCTGTGGTTGATGTCCTTCATAGAAATAATTCAACAAATGGGGAAATCACAGATGAATATGAAACGTCTAATTTAGAAATTCTTGATCGCATAAAGATTTCCAATACATACGATAGTCCAATGTCGACTATTAGAGGAGTCTTCACTGACACCAGAGAAAAAGGTCTGAGTTACAACAAGGAAGAACTGAAGGAAGTCGAAGAAAGATTGAAGATTGCATTTATTGAGTTTTATCAAAAGCTTTGTCTTCTAAAGCATTACAG TTTCATGAACATGTGCGCCTTTTCGAAGATTCTCAAGAAATATGATAAG ATAACGTCAAGGTTTGTTGCAAGATCATACATGAAAATCGTGGATGACTCTTATATTGGAAGCTCTGATGAG GTCACAAATCTCATGGAAAGAGTTGAGGCAGTCTTCATTAAGAATTTCTTGAACTCCAACCGTCAGGAAGGAATGAAACTACTTAGGCCTATTCGGAAGATAGAGAGGCATCGGATAACTTTTTGTTCCG GTTTCTTTTCTGGTTGTACAGTCGCCCTGATAGTTGCTGTTATTCTACTTATCGAAGATAGAAAACTGATGCAGATAAAGAGTGCAACCTTATACATAGAAATTATCTTCCCTCTCTACGG CTTCTTTACGTTTACAGTGCTCCACATGCTTGTATATGCTGCAAACATGTATTTTTGGAGGCGTTACAAAATCAACTATCCGTTCATATTTGGGTTTAGGCAGGGGACGGAGTTAGGCTACCGAGAAGTGTTTCTACTTAGCAGTGTTCTTGGCGTGATGGCTCTTGCTACTTTCCTAGTACACATGCACATAAAGATGGACTCAGAAACTCAACATTACGAAACATATATTGAACTTCTCCCATTGGGCTTAATCATT GTTACACTCCCCGACTTTTTCTTGGCAGACCAACTCACTAGCCAG GTACAGGCTATAAGGAACTTTGAGTATTACATATGTTTCTACGGTGGTAGACAATTAACTCGGAGGTTGAAAAGATGCAGCAACAATGAAGTCTATAATGTTTTCTATTTTGTCCTTGCAGTTGTACCATATTGGTTTCGCTTTCTTCAG TGTGTGCGGAGGTTGTTTGAAGAGAGAGATTCTGTTCATGGATACAATGGTCTGAGGTATTTCACGACGATTGTTGCTGTTGTAATTAGGACAGCGTTTGAATTCAGAAAGAAAATAGCATGGAAAGTGTTGGCCTTGTTGAGCTCGGCAGTTGCTGCTATAGCCAACACATACTGGGATATTGTTGTCGACTGGGGGCTTCTGCAGAGGCGGTCGAAGAACCTGTTCCTGAGAGATAAACTCATAGTCCCACATAAAAACGTCTACTTCGTGGCTATG GTTTTGGATATTCTTCTCAGATTTGCTTGGCTGCAACTTGTCTTGATTCTAGATGTGCATTCGCTACATGGGAAGACAGTGTCGACAATATTTTCTTGCCTAGAAATTCTTCGACGCGGGTTGTGGAACTTCTTCAG GTTGGAGAATGAGCACTTGAATAATGTAGGGAAATTCCGAGCATTCAAGTCAGTGCCACTCCCTTTTACTTACTATGAAGACAAGGATGATAATGATGGCAACGAAAGAGATGAAAAAGACGAATAG